CAGTCGGCCAGCGAGCAGCGCCTGCTCTTCTCCGAAATCTTTAACAGAATCACCTACCTGCACCAGTTTGTGGTGGGAGAGTCGAATACCCTCTACTCCTTCCTGTACAACCTCATGGGCTGTGGTGCAGTGTTCCTGGTGACCTCCACTCAGCGCACAGCTGGCGCCAGGTAATCCAGACCTCCCAGATACTCTGACACCAGGTATGTATAGGTAGCGTGGTCATCCTAGACCTGACGTCTCTCCACAGGCTGGTTCTGTTTGGTCTGGTGGCTGCCAACATCTATACAGAGAGGATGATCTGCTCCTATATCTTGGGAGGCTCTCAGCCCAGCTATGACCAGACGGTGAGGGAACTTTTTGGATTATGTACAAATAAAAATTGGTGTTTGAGTATATCTGACCTGCCGCATTGTGATTTGTGCTCAGGAGAGCGTCACCTTCTGGATTGGGATAGCAAGAAAGATCTCCATTTCCCTTGGGTTACTGGTTCTTCTTTATGTCTCCGTAACACATCGGGATATTCAGAAGCAGAGCTTGGAGGTGCTCCACGGACTTCAGGAGACTAAAGCTGAGCTGCAGAGCATTATACGGGAAGCCGGTAGTATACGCCTTGTCATCTTTCCTAATGTAATCTGTCtgttcatcttaaaggggttgaccaagaTTAGAAAAAACTTGGCAGCTTTCTTCCAGAAGCAGCTCCACCCTCTACATGGCTTGTTTATTGTATTGTAACTCAGCTCTACTGAAGCCAAAgaggctgagttgcaataccacttacaacctgtggacaggtgtggcactgtgtTTGGATGAGGGCAGTCATGTCTTCTAATCTTAGAAAATGGCTCTGgatttaaaggaaaaaaaaaaatgcttatttTCCAGAAACTGTTATCCTCTCCATTCACGTTAACTGGGCCGAGCTGCACTTGACACAGTGCTGGGAGTGGCACTGTTTCAGGCAGAACTGTAAAAATACCAGTGGCCTGCATGAAATATGTATGTACCAATGTGGCAGATGTCTATGGCCATAAAGTATCCCATAATCAAGGATCTCTGGCTGGGCAGTAGCATTGCTGTGGCATCCAACTGAAATAGACAGTTGGGAGGTGGAGTTTCAGGTGACCAATCGGTGTTTAGAACAAATTTTGATTATACTGATTGGCTGAAATCATGCTCCGCCCCAAAATCCATTTCAGCTGGATTCCATGCAGAATACAACACGCCCCAAAAATGGTAATTGGTGTCTACATCTGTTAACTAGTCTTATTTTAAGATGTCCTCCGTCTCATGACTCAAATCTGCATAATCTGTGGCATAGTTTGAgttgtaaaaaatacaaaattctcTCTGGTATGAGGCTAACTCTACATATGATTCTTCCTCTATAGAAAAGCTGCTCAACAAACGCGAGAATTCCCAAGAGAAGTTTATACTGAAGGAAGACTTGATCTTTGGAGATTCTGGGATTCCCGATCCTTCCTTTATTCAGGAACTTCCCGGGGGCGACAGCCTGAGAGACTCCATGTATAGCGTACAACTGGGTGagatgtaatatatcatattTTCACATCTGATAAATCGAGCTGAATATGACTTGGGAGGGGGAATGAGGAATTGGGGTACGACCACCTGTGTGGTGGATAGGAAACTGCGTGCAGAAAACCTCCAGCAAAGTGGACGAAAtttccaaaaatatatatttctctcttccgaAGCACAAATTACAAGCACGCCAAGAAGAGGAGTTCGCTCCCGTTCACGTAGCGGCGGCCGCAGAAGGAGCTCTAGACCGTCGGAGCCAGCGGTATACAATGTCCCGGTAACACAGCCAATGGTGAGCGTGAATCGAGTTACATGACAACTCTAGTAAGCAATGTTGGATATAACAAAGTGCGAAGACTGATTTCCTATTATATCTCTATAGGGGACAGATCAGAGTTTGCGTCTAATACATAACTTCCCATTATACAGTCAGAATTAAAGTAGTGGTCCAgagaatacttacctggtccccgacgACTGTGTCCTCCCGGATCCCTCCACGGCTGTCACCGTATCTCCCAGATCACAACATCCCACAACGGGGAGGTGGACATGCAGACCTGCCCCCTTGCCATCACGTGTGGTCaccgtcacggcctgctattggctgcgccCCC
The Bufo bufo chromosome 8, aBufBuf1.1, whole genome shotgun sequence genome window above contains:
- the LOC120977158 gene encoding uncharacterized protein LOC120977158; translated protein: MARSAPISFLLLFTLCLWRARSDTDPSKVEKGRTQLQLLQNFAKHPRYGDCWRRALQRVDVGCKQLNEEEQSRIALAFTHCHLERSGRDFPVCTEQSTVRECTHSMDPVAFNAYTEFFTHAHSICYYLQNELWQEEAQDIILRLTVNSDSVAKQLEATNLMAGEMMEAQNATLQSQEEILRNGHLLKQTLQESTMGVRQAFHEMQQSASEQRLLFSEIFNRITYLHQFVVGESNTLYSFLYNLMGCGAVFLVTSTQRTAGARLVLFGLVAANIYTERMICSYILGGSQPSYDQTESVTFWIGIARKISISLGLLVLLYVSVTHRDIQKQSLEVLHGLQETKAELQSIIREAEKLLNKRENSQEKFILKEDLIFGDSGIPDPSFIQELPGGDSLRDSMYSVQLAQITSTPRRGVRSRSRSGGRRRSSRPSEPAVYNVPVTQPMTPRYNLRSGASMDHSEL